Genomic segment of Salvia splendens isolate huo1 chromosome 12, SspV2, whole genome shotgun sequence:
ATCATTATactcataataaaaaataataaaataattattatattctatttgttataatttatattttcgtTGATATTTGCTATGGtgacatttattaaaaaaaatcatttctatCTATTATACATacgtaaaaattgaaaatatcaaTTATTTTGAGCTACCGACGTCATGAACATCGAAAAAAATCATATTAACAGTAATTTGAGACCCATCAAAACAAGACCCATCATAAAACTTCTTGCTTCGCCACTGGTTGGAAGGATGAAAAAGACgatggaatatttttattgctttagtaATTAGGTTAAATGAGTGAAATTCTTTGGGCTAAATGTTAGTGggcaattaattaaataggtTGCATCATTTTGTGGATTAACTAagcataattatttttatattattcgTTTCATCAACtacaattttattatatttatattttatatattaattttttaaaactatttaATATTTGGTGCTAAAATTTTTGAATTGATGTTGTATATAAAGTTATTTCATCACTaattaatatactccctccgtcccccaatttgagtcactcttttccattttgggccgtcccccaataagagtcactcttcccaCTTACCATTTTTGGACATCAAAATTACCCTTCATTACACCAAAAGTCAAAGgggccccacatttcactacctaactccatttattacaccacacattcaaacttttccttaaaactcgtgccgagtcaaagagtgactcaaattgggggacggagggagtaataatttttaaataattatttaaatattatatttattagtattattttttattatatccGACCCCACAGATTTCATTTTCTGGATCCACCATGCAGCCTATGCTTGCTGAAGAAATGGATAGTCAGTATAACCAACAACAGGATCAGAAATGTAGAATGTGTTCCTGTCATACTTGTTTAGCGGAGCATCCAAGCGGAACCTCATTGGCAAATCCGGATTCGCCAAGAACAGACGACCGTAGGCTACCAAATCCGCGCCACCTCCAGCCACAACTTCGCTCCCCGTAGTCCTGTCAAAGCCACCAGCAGCGATGAAGGTGTTTTTAAATGCCTTCCTCATGGGGAGGAGCTGACCCTCCGCGCACCCTTCGATCACCATTGCACCAACAGCTCGTGGCTCGATCACGTGGAGGTACACGAGGTCCAGCTTGCTGAGTGCATTGGCCATGTAGAGGCCAAGCCCATCTGGATCAGAGTCCCCTGCCTCGTTGAGATCTGAATACGGAGACAGTCTCATCCCAACTCTTTCCGCTCCTATCTCGTCGATCACGGCTTCCGCCACTTCCAGAGCGAAGCGACACCTGTTCTCTAGGCTCCCGCCATATTCGTCTGTCCTGTTGTTGACTTGATCCTTCATGAACTGCTCGATCATGTAGCCGTTGGCGCCATGTATCTCGACTCCGTCGAATCCTACACAAGTTGTGGATCAATAAACATGAGGGTTGTTCTCTTCGGTTGTAAATTTATCTCAAAGAAAAAACAAGGGATATAAAGGATGGTTTTTTAGCATCTATAagtggtccccactttttatgCACATTCGTTAGGATGGAGAAAATTGGAAAATACTATCACATCAAGAGTTCCATGATATGTGATGAATTTAAGTGAAAAAAGGATGTCATGGAAATTTTCTCAAGGAAAACTATTCAGCTTATAGAACATGTGAAAAAAGTGGAAAACGATGAAAATATATGTTTTCCATTCTTTTTCATCATAGTAAACGATATGCCCCGACTTGAAATATTGCCAATGTAAATGTTTATGTACTATTTCTAAAGCATGGCAGGCAAGGGGATGAGACAAACCTGCTTCAATAGCGTTGCGTGCAGCCAATCTGAAATCATTGACAATACCAGGAATTTCATCCGTGGCTAGTTGTCTAGGAGGAGACCAGTTTAGTCCATATAGGTCAGGGGTCAGTCCTTTGTCTGTCGATGAGAGTGGAGCTTGGCCACCTGGCTGGTAATCTACACAATCCACATTTTATTGTCTTGAAGAGAACTAGCTAGCTTTAGCCAGAGCAAAACAAGTAACAATGGCCAACAGTTAGTTTATTTATTGACTTACTATATTTTTGAGATGGGATCAAGGTCTCCAGCAATTACAAAGGAAAGGAATAGCACTATATGACCAACATAGAGTTATGCCTTTCTTAGTCTATTAAAATTAATGGGATATTACTCTATTAGTTAACTCATCAATAGAAACAATACTATGTGCAAACGATAAATTTTAGATCGGGATACCATTATTAGAGACACGACCAACGTGCCACAACTGCACGAAGAAAACACCACCCTTTTGATGTACTGCATCCACTATAGGTTTCCATGCCTCAACATGCTCCTTTGTCCAAATTCCAGGTGTATCAGGTAACCTACATACATAAAAATTGAAACAAATTATACTGCAAATCAATCATAACTAACTATATAAAGTCCAAATGAGTAGTATTAAAAGAAATGTATAGGTACCCTTGAGCAGTGTCCGATACACCGGTTGCTTCAGTGATAAGGAGGCCGCCTTTGGTTGCTCGCTGAGAGTAGTACACGGCAGCATGTGGCTGTGGAACATTGTTGTATGACCGATCCCGGGTTAAAGGTGCTAATACTATTCTGTTAGTCAACACCACCCAAATAATGAGAAAAAAGCACACACACAGACAGACAAAAAAGTAGAAGAATTAGTAAGAAAGATGCAATGAAGGAATGAAACCTGTGGGAGAGGGGGAATTCTCCCATGTTGTATGGGGTGAGCAAAGGAATAACATCATTATTTTCAGCTGCCATAACTCTGACTTGATATCTAaactttgtttttgtttatgttttgtttttgtaaaaCACAGGACTATTTATAGTAGATGCATGAAGCTGGTG
This window contains:
- the LOC121759411 gene encoding 12-oxophytodienoate reductase 1-like; its protein translation is MAAENNDVIPLLTPYNMGEFPLSHRIVLAPLTRDRSYNNVPQPHAAVYYSQRATKGGLLITEATGVSDTAQGLPDTPGIWTKEHVEAWKPIVDAVHQKGGVFFVQLWHVGRVSNNDYQPGGQAPLSSTDKGLTPDLYGLNWSPPRQLATDEIPGIVNDFRLAARNAIEAGFDGVEIHGANGYMIEQFMKDQVNNRTDEYGGSLENRCRFALEVAEAVIDEIGAERVGMRLSPYSDLNEAGDSDPDGLGLYMANALSKLDLVYLHVIEPRAVGAMVIEGCAEGQLLPMRKAFKNTFIAAGGFDRTTGSEVVAGGGADLVAYGRLFLANPDLPMRFRLDAPLNKYDRNTFYISDPVVGYTDYPFLQQA